From a single Serratia surfactantfaciens genomic region:
- a CDS encoding ABC transporter ATP-binding protein has product MIHFEQVSKIFQGKPAVDDLTLHIAEGEFTVLIGTSGSGKSTTLKMINRLIEHDRGKIFFAGEEIQSFKPQDLRRRMGYAIQSIGLFPHWTVEENIATVPQLLKWPRARIRDRVSELLELLHLEPDLFRRRYPHQLSGGQQQRVGVARALAADPEVLLMDEPFGALDPVTRAALQAEIARIHQLSGRTIVLVTHDIDEALGLADRLVLLDQGRVVQQGTPLELLTAPANDFVRDFFGRSDRGIKLLSLGTVAERVRPGVAAGEPIAAALSLREALSVFVARGSDCLPVVDERGEALGVLHFNDLIAGQALS; this is encoded by the coding sequence ATGATTCACTTTGAGCAAGTCAGCAAAATTTTTCAGGGCAAGCCGGCGGTGGACGATCTCACGCTGCACATCGCCGAGGGCGAATTCACCGTGTTGATCGGCACCTCGGGCTCCGGCAAGTCCACCACGTTAAAAATGATCAACCGCCTGATCGAACACGATCGGGGCAAGATTTTCTTTGCCGGCGAAGAGATCCAGTCGTTTAAACCGCAGGATCTGCGGCGGCGCATGGGCTACGCGATCCAATCGATCGGCCTGTTTCCGCACTGGACGGTGGAGGAGAACATTGCCACCGTGCCGCAGTTGCTGAAATGGCCGCGCGCGCGCATTCGCGATCGGGTTAGCGAACTGCTGGAGCTGTTGCATCTGGAGCCGGATCTGTTTCGCCGCCGCTATCCGCATCAGCTTTCCGGCGGGCAGCAGCAGCGGGTGGGTGTGGCGCGCGCGCTGGCGGCCGATCCCGAGGTGCTGCTGATGGATGAACCGTTCGGCGCGCTGGATCCGGTCACCCGTGCGGCGCTGCAGGCGGAGATCGCCCGCATTCATCAGCTCTCCGGCCGCACCATCGTGCTGGTGACGCACGACATCGACGAAGCGCTGGGCCTGGCGGATCGTCTGGTGCTGCTCGACCAGGGGCGGGTGGTACAACAGGGCACGCCGCTGGAATTGCTGACCGCGCCGGCCAACGACTTCGTGCGTGACTTTTTCGGGCGCAGCGATCGCGGCATCAAACTGCTGTCGCTGGGGACGGTGGCGGAGCGGGTGCGGCCCGGCGTCGCCGCGGGCGAACCTATCGCCGCCGCCCTGAGCCTGCGCGAGGCGCTGTCGGTCTTTGTGGCGCGCGGCAGCGACTGCTTGCCGGTGGTGGATGAACGGGGCGAAGCGTTGGGGGTCTTGCATTTCAACGATCTGATCGCCGGGCAGGCGCTGTCATGA